From a region of the Hemibagrus wyckioides isolate EC202008001 linkage group LG14, SWU_Hwy_1.0, whole genome shotgun sequence genome:
- the lye gene encoding lymphocyte antigen-6, epidermis: MKAVFLGIVAAIGFFALAESLTCNSCSVGLIGFCLNPSSVTCSTNTSSCTTSKASFPSITAFSGFSSQGCLESSQCNGTTSGTLLGATYTISRTCCSTDKCNPLVLSGASYVHVSLTAVLSVALLACIWGQSVY; the protein is encoded by the exons ATGAAGGCTGTGTTTTTGGGAATCGTGGCGGCGATCGGATTCTTCGCTCTCG cggAGTCTCTGACCTGTAACTCATGTTCAGTTGGTCTGATCGGCTTCTGCCTGAACCCCTCATCTGTTACCTGCAGCACCAACACATCTTCCTGCACCACATCAAAAGCCA GTTTCCCCAGCATCACTGCCTTCAGTGGCTTCAGCTCTCAGGGCTGCTTGGAGTCGTCTCAGTGTAACGGCACCACCTCCGGTACCCTCCTGGGTGCCACATACACCATCAGCCGAACCTGCTGTAGCACAGACAAATGTAACCCCCTCGTGCTGAGTGGCGCCTCCTACGTTCACGTCTCCCTCACTGCAGTCCTGAGTGTCGCCCTGCTGGCCTGTATCTGGGGCCAGTCCGTCTACTGA